In Paenibacillus sp. 1781tsa1, one DNA window encodes the following:
- a CDS encoding LysR family transcriptional regulator, producing the protein MKVGELMEIRHFITFRKVIQLGSFTQAAEHLGYTQSTVTSHIQALEEHLGASLFDRMGRKVRLTDIGKKLLHYTQEILDTYEKIESITNDGDDIRGELRIAAPESLTVYRLEPILREYRNKFLYVSIILSNATCGDNKRAILHGSADIAFLMMPTFQDADFIVHSLMDEPIVLVGSHDNPLNVLDQSYENQKLNECLITNEKECSYRTMFEGYLRERGIVLSNTMELWSIEAIKRCVMSGLGIACLPLITVNNEIKDGRLKVIPCEGDHKQISAQMVYHKNKWVSPALSKFIEITLKHTRDWSYE; encoded by the coding sequence TTGAAAGTTGGTGAACTGATGGAAATACGTCATTTTATTACATTTAGAAAAGTTATTCAATTGGGCAGCTTTACACAAGCAGCAGAACATTTAGGTTACACTCAATCCACTGTCACATCTCATATTCAAGCACTTGAAGAACATTTGGGTGCATCTCTATTCGATCGAATGGGTCGAAAGGTAAGATTGACTGATATAGGCAAGAAATTATTGCACTATACTCAAGAAATTCTGGATACTTACGAGAAAATTGAAAGCATTACAAATGATGGTGATGATATAAGAGGCGAGTTAAGGATTGCGGCTCCTGAATCGTTAACGGTTTATCGACTTGAACCTATATTAAGAGAATATAGAAATAAGTTTCTCTATGTGAGCATCATACTAAGTAACGCTACTTGCGGAGATAACAAGAGAGCAATACTTCATGGAAGTGCAGATATTGCATTCCTTATGATGCCAACGTTTCAGGATGCAGATTTCATCGTACATTCTTTAATGGACGAGCCTATTGTCCTTGTTGGAAGTCATGACAACCCGCTGAATGTTTTAGATCAAAGCTATGAAAACCAAAAATTAAACGAGTGTTTGATCACGAATGAGAAAGAATGCAGTTATCGAACCATGTTTGAAGGATATCTTCGAGAAAGAGGAATCGTACTTTCCAATACGATGGAACTTTGGAGTATTGAGGCGATTAAACGTTGCGTAATGAGTGGGCTGGGTATTGCTTGTTTACCATTAATAACTGTAAATAATGAAATCAAGGATGGAAGATTAAAGGTTATTCCTTGCGAAGGTGATCATAAACAGATCTCAGCCCAAATGGTTTATCATAAAAACAAGTGGGTTTCCCCCGCTCTATCAAAGTTTATTGAAATAACATTGAAACACACAAGAGACTGGTCATATGAGTAA
- a CDS encoding GNAT family N-acetyltransferase, which translates to MITVYDDRYKEEVIKLILHVQNVEYEVAISVKEQPDILDIHSNYIDDGGNFWIALNDNGEVVGSIGLQKKNKEVAVLKKFFVYKDYRGKEFGIGKKLYEVLLDFAKQQGFSKIILDTPSKATRSHGFYKKVGFKEIDKEDLPIKYDYPDRNSIIFLLEL; encoded by the coding sequence ATGATTACAGTTTACGATGATAGATATAAAGAAGAAGTCATTAAATTAATATTGCATGTACAGAATGTCGAATATGAAGTGGCTATTAGTGTTAAAGAACAACCAGACATTCTAGACATTCATTCAAATTATATAGATGATGGGGGTAATTTTTGGATAGCCTTAAATGATAACGGAGAGGTTGTAGGTTCAATTGGTTTGCAAAAGAAAAATAAGGAGGTTGCTGTATTAAAGAAATTTTTTGTTTATAAAGACTATCGAGGCAAAGAATTTGGGATAGGAAAAAAGCTTTATGAAGTTCTGCTTGATTTTGCTAAGCAACAAGGTTTTTCAAAGATCATTTTAGATACCCCATCTAAAGCAACTCGGTCTCACGGTTTCTATAAAAAGGTTGGATTTAAAGAGATTGATAAAGAGGATCTGCCAATTAAATATGATTATCCTGACCGCAATTCAATCATATTTCTATTAGAACTATAA
- a CDS encoding N-acetyltransferase has product MELKESKSLSIGVYNLCNFIGMSISVALFSKGSKLMDYLENWARGEGYSGIKLLSHPSREIAHRLYQKRGYQFT; this is encoded by the coding sequence TTGGAACTGAAAGAATCCAAGAGTTTGAGTATCGGTGTTTATAATCTATGCAACTTTATCGGTATGAGTATTAGTGTTGCATTATTTAGTAAAGGCAGCAAGTTAATGGATTACTTAGAGAACTGGGCACGGGGAGAGGGTTATTCCGGCATAAAGTTGTTGTCTCATCCGAGCCGCGAGATTGCACATAGGCTCTACCAAAAAAGAGGCTATCAATTTACGTAG
- a CDS encoding helix-turn-helix domain-containing protein — protein sequence MKTYYCDLEVTLDIIGGKWKALVLYYLIKGPKRTSELKRLIPSITQKMLIQTLRDLETSGLIHRKVYNQVPPKVEYSTTELGQSLESILKNLCNWGGKYAEETFAQDEFEILHTDQK from the coding sequence ATGAAAACATATTATTGTGACCTTGAGGTTACGTTGGACATTATCGGAGGGAAGTGGAAGGCGCTTGTTTTGTATTATTTGATTAAAGGTCCAAAGCGCACGAGCGAGTTAAAGAGACTCATACCAAGTATTACTCAAAAAATGCTTATTCAAACGCTTCGAGACCTGGAAACGAGTGGACTGATACATAGAAAAGTGTATAATCAAGTCCCCCCTAAAGTCGAATATTCAACTACTGAACTTGGTCAATCTCTTGAATCTATTTTGAAGAATCTTTGCAACTGGGGTGGAAAATATGCAGAGGAAACATTCGCACAGGATGAGTTCGAAATTTTGCACACGGATCAAAAATAG
- a CDS encoding SDR family NAD(P)-dependent oxidoreductase: MGNFNGKVVVVTGGTSGIGLATAQRFVEEGAHVFITGRRQHELDTAVKLIGERVTGVQGDISNLNDLDKLFETVRQEKGHLDILFANAGLGSILPLGHITEEQYQITFDVNVKGTLFTIQKALPLFPDQTGSIILTGSTASTIGDAGFSVYGGTKAALRQMARNWVTDLKGTGIRINVLSPGMIHTPAYDDLFGEALDQVLESAKDTVPLSRLGKAEEIASAVMFLASEESSYVNGIELFVDGGMAQI, translated from the coding sequence ATGGGGAATTTCAATGGTAAGGTCGTGGTCGTCACTGGAGGGACAAGCGGTATCGGACTTGCTACGGCACAGCGTTTTGTGGAGGAAGGTGCGCATGTCTTCATAACTGGACGCAGACAACACGAGCTGGATACAGCGGTGAAATTGATTGGGGAACGGGTCACTGGCGTTCAAGGTGACATATCAAATCTAAACGATCTGGACAAACTATTTGAAACGGTGAGGCAGGAGAAAGGGCATCTGGACATTCTTTTCGCTAATGCCGGACTTGGCAGCATCCTGCCCTTAGGCCATATTACAGAAGAGCAATACCAGATCACATTCGATGTAAACGTAAAGGGTACTCTGTTCACCATCCAGAAGGCCCTGCCGCTGTTTCCGGACCAGACTGGTTCCATCATTCTTACGGGTTCAACGGCATCTACGATCGGCGATGCAGGGTTTAGCGTGTACGGAGGAACCAAAGCGGCGCTCCGCCAGATGGCGAGAAACTGGGTTACGGACTTAAAGGGGACCGGAATACGAATTAATGTACTGAGCCCAGGAATGATCCATACGCCGGCTTACGACGATTTGTTTGGAGAGGCGTTGGATCAAGTCCTTGAATCCGCTAAGGATACCGTTCCATTGAGCCGCCTTGGTAAAGCAGAGGAGATCGCCAGTGCAGTGATGTTCCTTGCCTCGGAGGAAAGCAGCTATGTTAACGGCATCGAACTATTCGTAGATGGTGGAATGGCACAAATCTAA
- a CDS encoding GntR family transcriptional regulator, whose translation MSTNDRIPLYQQIQDYIRKFIASENMKPGDRIPTEKELMDRFNVSKITVVNALTGLANEKLIARVPGKGSFVAEGTDAADTAFSESPAVRGGRSSTGMIGVIMPTIHDYFAIRLIEGIEQSLNQEGYRSMIMLTHGNIEKEKDAIRELKALGTEGLLIFPVDEGNYNEEILGMKLSGFPFLLIDRYLPGVETHYIAADGRLGVRLAVEHLWELGHRDIAICSDSPLQTVTVQERIDGYIEALKDKGALINPAHMITDFKPLSVLKDAEAHPLYRYISNKMVTAYISLNGRLGVQIYQMAKQAGLRIPEDVSIVSFDDPTSIVEEFSIFTHIKQFEREMGIRAANQLLEVIRNSREITGFSKILIEPELVVRQTTGSCP comes from the coding sequence ATGAGTACGAATGATCGAATACCGTTGTACCAACAAATTCAAGACTATATCCGCAAATTTATTGCTTCGGAAAATATGAAGCCGGGTGATCGAATACCGACAGAGAAGGAACTCATGGATCGATTTAACGTTAGCAAAATTACAGTTGTAAACGCCCTGACAGGCTTGGCTAACGAGAAGTTGATCGCACGTGTCCCAGGCAAAGGCAGCTTTGTCGCAGAAGGCACAGATGCAGCTGATACCGCATTTTCTGAATCTCCGGCAGTAAGGGGAGGCAGATCGAGTACAGGGATGATTGGGGTGATCATGCCTACGATTCACGACTACTTTGCGATTCGACTCATTGAAGGGATCGAGCAGTCACTCAATCAGGAAGGCTATCGCAGCATGATCATGCTGACGCATGGCAACATCGAGAAAGAAAAAGATGCGATCAGGGAGTTAAAGGCACTTGGAACTGAGGGGCTGTTAATCTTTCCTGTGGATGAAGGTAACTATAACGAGGAGATTCTTGGCATGAAGTTATCCGGCTTCCCTTTTTTGCTGATTGACCGATATTTGCCTGGCGTCGAAACCCATTACATTGCGGCTGATGGAAGGTTGGGCGTGAGGCTGGCCGTTGAACATCTATGGGAGCTTGGACATCGTGATATAGCAATCTGCTCGGATTCTCCATTGCAAACCGTCACGGTCCAAGAGCGGATTGATGGTTATATTGAAGCACTGAAGGATAAAGGAGCATTGATTAACCCTGCACATATGATTACAGATTTCAAACCGCTGTCTGTTCTGAAGGATGCAGAAGCCCATCCATTGTACCGATATATCAGCAACAAGATGGTGACTGCTTATATATCGCTTAACGGAAGGCTGGGGGTTCAGATCTATCAAATGGCTAAGCAAGCCGGTCTTCGCATTCCCGAAGATGTATCGATTGTAAGCTTTGATGACCCCACTTCCATCGTGGAGGAATTCAGTATTTTTACGCATATAAAACAATTTGAGAGAGAGATGGGAATCCGCGCAGCCAACCAGCTACTCGAAGTCATTCGGAATAGCCGCGAGATTACGGGCTTCAGCAAAATTCTGATTGAACCTGAACTTGTCGTTCGTCAAACGACTGGAAGCTGTCCCTAA
- a CDS encoding glycoside hydrolase family 38 C-terminal domain-containing protein, whose product MPYEPIRLGHLNHMLSKLREAIYEPIAKLNVTAWVTPEPVSFEERMSGQQITLSQGERWGKLWDCAWFCFTGSIPPSGSDAKAVLLLDVNGELCLVDQEGTPVQGLTTINSEFEFTLGLPGKRVVELDHASITVTDGAFELWADAGNNDLFGKYQGGTVKEAILAHCREDIRSLYYDTEVLLETAEHLPVNMARRERILQSLYDASIVLTELTPDRIHRAKLLLNEQLSRRGGDPVLNISAVGHAHIDLAWLWPIRETIRKGARTFSTVLRMMERYPDYVFGASQPQLYDWMKQHFPKLYDQIKERVQEGRWEPQGAMWVESDTNVPGGESLVRQILYGKRYFQQEFGMEMKSLWMPDVFGYSASLPQLLKKSGVDYMMTQKLSWSEYNRHPHHSFLWEGIDGSSVLTHMPPEDTYNSPAAPRSIAKAEREYLDKNVSSHALMLFGIGDGGGGPGEEHLERLEREKNLLGLAPVVQEPSWKFFERLNEERERFQTWRGELYLEKHQGTLTSQARSKRYNRKMEKALRELEFAAVLAARMGKSYPAEALETIWKEVLLYQFHDILPGSSIKRVYDESLIRYEALLQQTEGMITETYSYITDYISSQEESSNSTVVFNSLPWERQEWLHLHGRWHKVQVPSMGYTVVSDHEDQEVMGEIATGIEADVAALETDFRDTAEEFSMENDILIVKFDPNGGITSILDKLEAREVILQGQRGNDLRVYHDEGDAWDFRHDYSAQVGMPLILNDIHEFRDGPRVGLVFDYSYGESSLTQTVILTESSRRIDFETVVDWKEYGKMLRTSFPVQIRTDQVHCEIQFGSLSRPTHRNTMWDFAKDEICAHQWVDISEPDYGVALLNDCKYGHRAINNVLDLHLLRSSSYPDPVADRAEHQFTYSLYPHQGNHVQAEIYRRGNELNIPLRLSSLSAPSMDVEEEKLPYTKAFLQPDHPHIMVESIKKAEDSNDIIVRLYETSGTQVKTKLSIGWDAAEVWEVDLMENNISSLELHNQSDVVVSFTPFEIISLRLKG is encoded by the coding sequence ATGCCATATGAACCGATTAGACTCGGACATTTGAATCATATGCTGTCAAAACTCCGTGAAGCTATATATGAGCCGATTGCCAAGTTGAATGTGACAGCATGGGTTACCCCGGAGCCCGTTTCATTTGAGGAAAGAATGTCAGGTCAGCAAATCACTCTTTCACAGGGCGAGCGTTGGGGGAAGTTATGGGATTGTGCCTGGTTTTGTTTTACAGGGAGCATTCCACCGTCCGGTAGTGACGCCAAGGCTGTTCTTCTGCTGGACGTGAACGGCGAACTCTGTCTGGTAGATCAGGAAGGAACACCTGTACAGGGTTTGACAACCATCAACTCGGAGTTTGAATTCACATTGGGTCTGCCCGGGAAAAGAGTGGTTGAACTGGACCATGCGTCGATAACAGTGACAGACGGGGCATTCGAACTGTGGGCTGACGCCGGCAATAACGACTTATTTGGGAAATACCAGGGCGGTACGGTAAAAGAAGCGATTTTGGCACATTGTCGTGAAGATATACGAAGCTTGTATTACGACACCGAAGTGCTTCTGGAGACGGCAGAACACCTTCCTGTCAACATGGCGCGCAGAGAAAGGATTCTTCAATCCCTGTATGACGCTTCCATAGTATTGACGGAATTAACGCCTGACCGCATACATCGCGCCAAGCTATTATTGAACGAACAATTATCACGTCGTGGCGGCGATCCTGTGCTGAACATAAGTGCGGTTGGGCATGCCCATATCGATTTGGCCTGGTTATGGCCGATTCGCGAAACGATCCGTAAGGGCGCAAGAACATTCTCCACGGTGCTTCGCATGATGGAGCGTTATCCCGATTATGTATTCGGAGCGAGTCAGCCTCAGCTATACGATTGGATGAAGCAGCACTTTCCCAAGCTGTATGACCAGATCAAGGAACGGGTGCAGGAAGGCAGATGGGAACCGCAAGGGGCCATGTGGGTGGAATCGGATACCAATGTGCCAGGCGGTGAATCTCTTGTACGCCAGATTCTGTACGGCAAACGTTATTTCCAACAGGAATTTGGAATGGAGATGAAGTCGCTGTGGATGCCAGATGTATTTGGCTACTCCGCAAGCTTGCCGCAGTTGTTGAAGAAATCCGGTGTGGATTACATGATGACCCAGAAGCTCTCCTGGAGCGAGTACAACCGCCATCCTCACCATTCCTTTCTGTGGGAAGGGATCGACGGTTCCTCGGTGTTAACACATATGCCGCCTGAGGATACGTACAACAGTCCGGCCGCTCCACGTTCCATTGCCAAAGCAGAGCGGGAGTATCTGGACAAAAATGTTTCCAGCCACGCATTGATGCTCTTCGGCATTGGAGACGGCGGCGGCGGGCCGGGAGAAGAGCATTTGGAACGGTTGGAGCGGGAGAAGAACTTGCTCGGTCTGGCGCCTGTTGTGCAGGAACCTTCCTGGAAATTTTTTGAACGATTGAATGAAGAACGAGAGCGATTCCAGACCTGGCGTGGGGAGTTGTATCTCGAAAAGCACCAAGGAACCCTGACCAGTCAGGCACGGAGCAAGAGGTATAACCGCAAGATGGAGAAAGCTCTGCGCGAGCTGGAATTTGCTGCTGTACTGGCTGCCCGCATGGGCAAGTCTTATCCGGCCGAAGCATTGGAGACGATCTGGAAGGAGGTGCTTCTGTACCAGTTCCATGATATCCTCCCCGGATCTTCGATTAAGCGAGTATATGATGAGTCGTTAATACGGTATGAAGCATTGCTCCAGCAGACGGAAGGCATGATCACCGAAACCTACAGCTATATTACAGATTATATCTCTTCCCAAGAGGAAAGCTCCAATTCAACTGTGGTATTCAACTCACTACCGTGGGAACGTCAGGAGTGGCTGCACCTCCATGGACGATGGCATAAGGTGCAAGTTCCATCCATGGGCTACACCGTGGTATCTGATCATGAAGATCAGGAGGTCATGGGGGAGATCGCAACTGGTATTGAAGCGGATGTTGCTGCGCTGGAAACAGATTTCCGTGACACAGCCGAGGAGTTCAGTATGGAGAATGACATTCTCATCGTGAAATTTGACCCCAATGGCGGCATCACCTCGATCCTGGATAAGCTGGAGGCACGTGAAGTTATCCTGCAAGGACAGCGGGGGAACGACCTTCGTGTATATCATGACGAAGGCGATGCCTGGGATTTCCGCCATGATTATTCAGCGCAAGTGGGGATGCCATTAATTCTGAATGATATCCATGAGTTTCGGGATGGTCCAAGAGTTGGGTTGGTTTTTGATTATAGCTACGGCGAGTCGTCTCTAACCCAAACCGTTATTTTAACTGAGAGCAGTCGGCGTATTGATTTTGAAACGGTCGTGGATTGGAAGGAATACGGTAAAATGTTACGCACTTCGTTCCCGGTGCAGATTCGTACCGATCAGGTTCACTGTGAAATCCAGTTTGGCAGCCTGAGCAGGCCGACTCACCGCAATACGATGTGGGACTTTGCCAAGGATGAGATTTGCGCTCACCAATGGGTGGATATATCAGAACCGGATTACGGAGTCGCCTTACTCAACGATTGCAAATACGGACATCGAGCCATCAACAATGTACTTGACCTTCATTTGCTGCGCAGCAGTTCCTACCCGGATCCGGTGGCGGATCGTGCAGAGCACCAATTCACCTATTCGTTATATCCGCATCAGGGGAACCATGTTCAGGCTGAAATCTATCGAAGAGGCAATGAGCTCAATATTCCGCTGCGCCTGAGTTCCTTGTCTGCACCTTCAATGGATGTAGAAGAGGAAAAGCTGCCTTACACGAAAGCATTCCTGCAGCCGGATCATCCGCACATCATGGTGGAGTCAATCAAAAAAGCCGAGGACAGCAATGACATTATCGTCCGTCTGTATGAGACCTCGGGAACCCAGGTTAAAACGAAGCTGTCTATCGGATGGGATGCTGCTGAAGTTTGGGAGGTGGATCTCATGGAAAATAACATTTCATCCCTGGAGCTGCACAATCAATCTGACGTAGTTGTATCCTTCACACCATTCGAGATCATCTCGCTGCGATTGAAAGGGTAG
- a CDS encoding sugar ABC transporter permease: MIKNSVLMKRIWKHKLFYLFMLPGIIWFFLFSYVPLYGIQVAFRDYTFVGGFTGSPWAGFKYFQQFFNYYQSGDIIRNTVIISLMKLLIGFPMPIILAILLNEIRMIRFKKTVQTLSYLPYFVSWIVVVTLMQRLLTPYGGPVNDLLGSFGTDPIQFLNNPTWFYQMIVGSDIWKNIGWNSIIFMAAIAGIDQQQYEAAKIDGAGRFQQMWHVTLPGIRNVAIILFILAVGNLMSAGYEQLLLLNGPATAGMGSVLDVHAINSGIREGRLSYAAAVGLFQSVIGLILVLTVNRIARKVSDVSLF, translated from the coding sequence GTGATTAAGAACAGTGTGTTAATGAAGCGAATCTGGAAGCATAAGCTCTTTTACTTGTTCATGTTACCTGGCATCATCTGGTTCTTCCTATTCTCTTATGTTCCCTTATATGGAATTCAGGTTGCCTTCAGGGACTATACCTTTGTTGGCGGTTTTACCGGAAGTCCCTGGGCAGGCTTCAAGTATTTTCAACAGTTCTTTAACTATTATCAATCCGGTGATATCATCCGCAACACGGTGATTATCAGTCTGATGAAGCTGTTAATCGGCTTTCCGATGCCAATCATTCTTGCCATTCTTTTAAACGAAATACGCATGATTAGGTTCAAGAAAACCGTTCAGACACTTTCCTATTTACCCTACTTTGTATCCTGGATTGTGGTTGTCACCCTGATGCAGAGATTGCTCACGCCATACGGCGGGCCCGTTAATGATTTGTTGGGGTCGTTCGGAACTGATCCAATCCAATTCCTGAACAATCCCACCTGGTTCTATCAGATGATTGTTGGATCGGATATTTGGAAGAACATCGGCTGGAACTCCATCATATTCATGGCTGCCATTGCCGGAATTGACCAGCAGCAATATGAAGCTGCCAAGATCGATGGTGCAGGGCGTTTCCAACAGATGTGGCATGTGACCCTGCCGGGCATCCGTAATGTCGCCATTATATTATTTATTCTCGCCGTGGGTAACTTGATGAGCGCGGGTTATGAGCAACTGCTTCTCCTGAATGGACCTGCGACCGCTGGCATGGGCAGTGTACTCGACGTGCACGCCATTAACTCGGGTATCCGGGAAGGGCGTCTGAGTTACGCGGCAGCTGTGGGGCTGTTCCAGAGTGTAATTGGGCTGATTTTGGTGCTAACGGTCAACCGGATTGCCCGCAAAGTCAGTGATGTATCCCTGTTCTAA